From a single Raphanus sativus cultivar WK10039 chromosome 3, ASM80110v3, whole genome shotgun sequence genomic region:
- the LOC108847837 gene encoding LOW QUALITY PROTEIN: NAD-dependent malic enzyme 2, mitochondrial (The sequence of the model RefSeq protein was modified relative to this genomic sequence to represent the inferred CDS: inserted 1 base in 1 codon; deleted 1 base in 1 codon) gives MRLTSVVQIHCVYTLSELVTKHTEDQYKNLMLFFHLNKLTMSSNSIFLSFFFFACSSLLGFKDHAKSSEDLGVQGIGIPIGKLDMYVAAAGINPLRVLPIMLDVDTNNQKLLQNPLYLLGLKQPRLEGDEYLEIIDEFMEAAFTRWPKAVVQFEDFQAKWAFETLERYRNKFCMFNDDVQGTAGVALAGLLGTVRAQGRPXVNQKIVVVGAGSAGLGVTKMAVQAVARMAGISFAEATKNFYLIDKDGLVTTERSKLDPPAEIREGASIVEVVKTVRPHVLLGLSGVGGIFNEEVLKAMRESDSCKLAIFAMSNPTLNAECTAADAFKHAGENIVFGSGFNLVCYKNGNVGHVNQANNMYLFPGIGLGTLLSGARIVTDGMLLAAAECLASYMTDEEVQKGILYPSINNIRHIIAEVGAAVLRAAVCDDIVEGHGDVGPRDLSHMSKEETVDYITRNMWFPIYSPIVHEK, from the exons ATGAG GTTGACCTCAGTAGTACAAATTCATTGTGTTTACACACTATCGGAATTAGTGACCAAACATACAGAAGATCAGTACAAgaatttaatgttatttttccATTTGAACAAGCTTACCATGTCGTCTAACTCCAtctttctatctttttttttttttgcatgtagTTCTCTTCTGGGTTTCAAAGATCACGCCAAGAGTTCAG AAGATCTTGGCGTCCAAGGTATTGGTATTCCTATTGGAAAGCTTGACATGTACGTCGCTGCTGCTGGAATCAATCCACTCAGA gtttTGCCAATTATGTTGGATGTGGACACCAATAATCAAAAGCTCCTACAGAATCCTCTCT ATTTATTAGGACTTAAACAGCCTAGGTTGGAAGGAGATGAGTACCTTGAGATTATTGATGAATTTATGGAAGCTGCATTCACTCGTTGGCCTAAGGCTGTCGTACAG TTTGAAGATTTCCAAGCGAAATGGGCTTTTGAAACTTTGGAAAGATATCGGAACAAGTTTTGCATGTTCAATGATGATGTCCAG GGAACTGCTGGTGTTGCTCTCGCTGGACTATTGGGAACTGTAAGAGCCCAAGGTCGGC TTGTCAATCAAAAGATTGTTGTGGTGGGAGCTGGAAG TGCCGGTCTCGGTGTAACTAAGATGGCAGTACAGGCAGTTGCGAGAATGGCTGGCATCAGCTTCGCTGAAGCAACTAAAAACTTTTACCTGATAGATAAAGAT GGTCTTGTCACCACGGAGAGGTCAAAACTTGACCCACCAGCTGAGATACGTGAGGGAGCAAGTATCGTTGAAGTG GTAAAGACAGTGAGGCCACATGTTCTTCTTGGTTTATCTGGAGTTGGTGGCATCTTCAATGAAGAA GTCCTCAAGGCAATGCGAGAATCTGATTCATGCAAACTCGCCATTTTTGCTATGTCGAATCCCACCTTAAATG CCGAGTGCACTGCTGCTGATGCTTTTAAGCACGCCGGAGAAAACATAGTCTTTGGAAGTGGATTCAACTTGGTATGCTATA AGAATGGTAACGTTGGGCATGTGAATCAGGCCAACAACATGTACCTTTTCCCCGG GATCGGGTTAGGGACTCTTCTATCCGGTGCACGGATTGTGACTGATGGAATGCTGCTAGCAGCTGCTGAATG CCTTGCTTCTTACATGACTGAC GAAGAAGTCCAAAAAGGCATCCTTTACCCTTCAATCAACAA CATCCGACACATAATAGCAGAGGTTGGGGCAGCTGTTCTACGAGCTGCCGTATGCGATGACATAGTAGAAGGGCATGGGGATGTTGGTCCCAGAGATCTCAGTCACATGTCTAAG GAGGAGACAGTTGATTACATAACAAGGAACATGTGGTTTCCAATTTACAGCCCTATCGTGCACGAGAAATAG
- the LOC108833064 gene encoding uncharacterized protein LOC108833064 encodes MAEHEVEKLEREVREMAKKISEYRNTLPDHLSNTLDIASGSDPMPLSSERLAIPPETQAAPLTRLVGSEEQEREQKMVQLKDIVSRNAENISKAVKRVRECADRIHRLDSLDKGTRRTIHPAFTRRRIN; translated from the exons ATGGCGGAGCATGAGGTGGAGAAATTGGAGAGGGAAGTGAGGGAGATGGCGAAGAAGATATCAGAGTACAGGAATACCCTACCGGATCACCTCAGCAACACCCTTGACATTGCTTCCGGCTCGGATCCTATGCCCTTGTCTTCTGAGCGCCTCGCTATCCCACCAG AAACACAAGCAGCACCTCTTACTAGGTTAGTAGGAAGTGAAGAGCAAGAGCGTGAACAGAAAATGGTTCAGCTCAAGGATATTGTGTCTAGGAACGCTGAAAATATATCTAAAGCTGTAAAGAGAGTGCGTGAATGTGCAGACCGGATTCACAGACTCGATTCTTTGGACAAAGGAACAAGAAGAACCATTCACCCTGCTTTCACTAGGCGCAGAATTAACTGA